TACTTTTAACGTGTGTCACTTTGAGTAATCTTTGATGTCCATACATTGCTCTCTCTTTCTTCGGCAGATCTACAGCTGTCACAATATGGTTAACAGTGGTCTTGTCATCTTGAGGGATGTAAAGCAGAATTGCTATAATCTTCATATAGAGTGGCGATCAAGATGAAAActgatacaaataaaacaaaagacgAGCATAGCAATACGTTAATTAGATCAAATGAAGGAATAACCAAACCTTAAATCATAGTTTAATCAGCCCTTGGTATGTTAAACATGCAGAATACTTTATAATTGCATTTCCCCTAAGGCCTGTACATATCCATCAGATTAAAATACAACAGAAGATACCGAATCTGGATATTTTGATTATTGAACCACAACATACAGTGAGCTCAAGTACAACGTTAACCTTTTTCATCAAGttgaaacaaatgaatatttcgTGTGTTTTTTTCGCATTGATTTTTATCCACACAAATGTGTACAAGATAAAGACTTGATATTGAGAGTTTGTCTTGCCGGCACGTTTGACTAGTCGCACTAAGAGCACAATGTGTACCTCTGGAATTTACTATATATTTGATTCTTATTGGGCGCAGTTAAACACTTCACagcattcaaaaatgttttgttcttgTACTGTATCCATTACCATGGATATGACTTCTATCTCCAATTTAACTCCACCgctaataaaacaaaacaaaacacaaaaaaacacaaaacaacaacaacaacaacaacaacaacaacaacaacaacaaaacacacacacacacacacacacacacacacacggagaGCAAAACAGCAACCAAATGTTTAGCTTTCGGTTATTTGTTagtgattattttaatttagTGAGATGatattttaactttaaaaatCCTGGGGAGGGTAGAATTTTTAAACACTTAAGAGGCCTCATCATCGTGAAACATCTGTGCATTGCAACCTGTTTTCCCCAGTATAGTTTGTCATATGTGACATATCGTTTCAATGCAAGAACAATTTGACATACTAACTTTTGTCGTTAACGAATTATACTTGATATTAATAATGACATATTGATTGATTCGTTTAGTATTACCATATTGAGAACTTTAACATTAAACTAAAAGACTTATGGACTCACATCTAGTATTTCAGTATGTTGTATTTATAATTCTTTATCGAGAAAAGAATCCCTATCCGTTCGGATATTTGTTTGTGAGATATAATGGTAAATGGAATACGTACATATACAGTTGTTCAATGCTACATTGCATGCGGTATATTTTCTCAAGTAAGAAATCATTTACATCTTCATTCAAAAACTTTTTTTCATCTTCCAATATTTACTCATGTAACAGCTGTATATCATTGACAGCAATCATTTCTATCACCCCCACAAATAGTATATAGCCTTAGATGTAAAAGCTACCACAAACGTGATGTCGTTTGTATCAAGTGTTGTGGTTATCTCTTCCTTTCGTTTTTTTGGATGTCtcaattattttgatttccTACGTACCTTGCAGTGTTAACGTGAAGACATTGGATATTTTGGCTTCCTATTCTTGATATCGGAGGTGTCAACTTCATAATTGTGGATGAGCAAGTACTGCCAAGTGTGGTGTACAAACGGTTAATTCGTTGGACATAAGTTCCAAAGAATGCTATATAGTCCTCGTTAGTTCGAATCTCACCCGCACTCAATGCTATATTTTCTCAATGACAAATCATTTACATCTTTGATCTGATTCATTTCTTTCAACTTGTTTCTTATGATAGCAATCATTTCATTGTGATAGCGATAGTTTCATTGTGATAACAGTCAGTCgagaatttgttataaatgaggaaagaaaagtgacacatgcAGGAATTGAACCCATGTCCCCTAAACACTAATCGGAATGCCCTGACCAGCTAAGCTAACGTGCCCACTGGTAGATAACGTGAATTTATTCTGATGTGTACCTTCTTTCCTCGAGGGAGTGGTGAGAAGCCAACTCTTCTTATAAAGCTTTAAACTTTAACCTAAGGATCTAACTAGATTTACAGGTCTCCCTCCCTATATGGGTGGCCAACTTAGGAATCGGTTATTAAAGCAAGGCTAGGCTTTTTGAAACAGTTAATTGGGTTTGCTATAAATGAGAGAAACTGACCATGAAgtaattttttgaatttgttataaatgaggaatgtcatttttctttcttcatttataacaaattcaaaaaaatcaCTTCATggtgagtttctttcatttatagcaaacccAAAAATCAGTTATATCAACCCACAAGTAGAAAATAACCTTAGATGTAAAAGATGTCACAAACATGTACTACATAGAATGTGCAGATTCTTTAAATAAGCAACATTTATAATTTGCAGGGGAGCGAAAATAAAACTTTAATATGTCACGAATGTTAATAAATTTAAGGGAATTATTAGAGACAGGGTTTGTGTATGTTTAAGAACTTCTATCActtaagttattgacataacaCTATAAATACCATGAAACGTAGATCTTTTGTAAAAGTGAACCAATCTTTCACAGTTGATTACAAATCTACGCTTTTCAAGACAAGTAAATGTCCTGGTAATATAGGACAATTTCCGCTAAACTGCAGCAGAAATAAGTTTAGTTTATCTTACTCATAAATGTAATCTGCTGAACAAATACATCAAAAGTCTAGcaaatctaagtggtggaacattATCCAAAATGACTTTATGAAATTAGGATAATTTGCAGAAATCCCATATTCATGAAAAACCCACGCACTTTATATTTGCACTGATAGCTCTGAGGATGAACAATCCCTCTCTAGTAGCATCATCTCGAGATCGTCAAATCTTTTTCATTCAATGTAAACATTctcaatattttgaatttagtATTAATTGATGCAATTAACGAAAATATATACTTAGTCTAATTCCAAATACATATCCAAACAACATGTCTATTTGTATGTAATGAGAAGGACAAGATTTTCACGTCGGTCTATCATCACCAAGGAAGTTTGTTGTGAAATAAACTTGGTCGTTGGATGTTAATTGGTATGACAATGTATTTgacaatgtattatgtatgtatattaaacCCTTGTGTCTGTGATTACAATAATGCCCATGTGGGGAATTGTAGTTCAATACTTACCCACATACATATTACTTGCAGGTACAGGTTAAAATACgtatgtgttgttgtgatgatgTTTTTTGTTATTCTACTTCAAATTggtattctattttatttcagaATATTCCGGACATAGGATTGTGGTCAgagttttattcaaaataaagtACCCAGAGCGAGAATAAAAGCATACCAAGAATACAAGCATACATTTCCAAGTTCTTAATCAGGTGAGATTTTAACTTTATAAAATAAGGCCAGGGAAAGATTATAAAGCAATTCAGTGCACATGTATCCCCAATCCTCATGAAATATCTGTACATTACAACCTGTTTTCCGCAGTGTAGCTTGTCATATGTGACATATCGTTTCAATGTAAGAACATTTTGACATACTAACTTTTGTCGTTAACTAATTATACATGGTTTTGATAATGACATATTGATTGATTCGTTTAGTATTACCATATTGCGAATTTTGAAATGAACTAGAAGACTCATGAACCTGTATCTAGTATTTCAGTATGTTGTATTTATATTCTGTATCGAGAAAAGAATACCGATATTTGTTTGCGAGATATAATGTTAAATGGAATACATATACAGTTGTTCAATGCTACATTGCGTGCAGTATATTTTCTCAattaaaaaatcatttaaatCTTCGTTCAAAAACTTTTTTTCGTCttccaatatatatatcattgatAGTTATAATTTCTATCACCCCCACAAACATGATGTCGTGGGTTATCATTTCTTTGGATGTCTCAATTATTGTGACTTCCTATGTACCGTGCAGTGATAACATGAAGCCATGTAACATTTTGGCTTCCTATTCTTGATACGGTAGGCGTCAACTGCATAATTGCGGATGAGCAAGTACTGTCAAGTGTGGTGCCCGAATGGTTAAATTAAATTTCCAAAGAATGGGATAGTCCTAATTCGTTGGTTTGAATCTCACCCGCGCGCACTGAATTACGTTTGCTTATGGAAAGCATAGCAAAATATAAAGTTTCATGTTTCTAGCAAGACACTCAGGATAGTCTTAGTAACCAGCGTGCATGTGTAGATTTTTATAAAGTCCCAGGTTTATCTTTTTCCTGAAAACTTCAACTTTTCACCATGATGTTTAACTTTTCATAATTGAATTGATGTTCTAAAATTTGAGCGAATTCTGGAGGCATATTCAGTGAATGTTTAGGCGTGATTGACAGAACACAATCTTAAATGTTATTCTGTAAAAGTAAACCTTGTTGATCAAAAACTGACAACTGTTCGAAGTCTACAATTAGACATATTTACGTAGGGccaaaataaatagataatatAACTTTAATGCCATTTGCATAAACCTGCATTGGAAATTGGTTTTCCACGTGCACTCATAAAAGAGGTGAATAAGTTGAAAACTAAAGATTGGACAGAAAACAACAATTGAATAGAACATTAGAAGGAAAAATGCAAGTGGCATGCAAAAGCAAGAGATAACACCAATGCAACAGATCAAACGATTTAAATCACACGTGATGCTAAAAAGATACTAATACAGAGACAAATGAcatgaaactaaaacaaatggtGAAAGATTCtaggactggtttaaaatgcGAATCGCAGATGGATACAAGCTCTTTCTAAAACGTTGTGTgtgaacaaagaaataaaacctCAATATATAATAAATCAGCAATGTATAATATGCTGGGCTAAATCTTAGACTACCAATATGAAGaataatacacaaacaaacgTTTCACAACAAAGGTCAATGAATTCGAAGGCATCCACAAAGCAATTCAATTCAATCCAATTCAGAAAACCTTTTGTTTAAAATGTCTTTTAATAtataaaggtgattcaaaatactcacattcactattgctattgtGCTAGACCATATGACTTAGTGCCATATTGGTTGATTTGATTAAGACAGATCGAGCTAATAGTTGACATATGCTGTGACAATTTGATTAACAGCTATAGGGAGAAGTTGGattttaaactttgaaatggTTGTAAATCAACAATTCTCTTAACACACATAATAACCAATTATGAATGATTATTTATGAGTATGTTTTGCAAGAATTATGAATTTAGTATACCGACATTTGTGTTATCTGATCCTAGACATTATTAATTCTGAAactatttattgatttatttcgATCATGTTAGTAGTGTAgttatttattttcagaaaGAAAAATACTCTAGTGAGGGCGCACAGCAGATATAGAGTCTAGGTAATCATCAGTAATGTTAGTGATTTTGCTGTCTCGTTATCTCGTCCGAACCGGACATccttgtttttatttgtatggaaaaatattaaataacGCCAATAAATCGCTGATCAATATTTCACATGAAATCATTTGCAAACTCAGCTTTTGAAACGGATGTCAGTCGAAAGTTTTATAATTTTTCGTGTAAAGTGTAAAGTGTAGTggttattttttatcatttctttgGATGTTTTAATTACTTTATGATTTCCCACATGATATCAGAGAAGTCAAGTTGATAATTGGGGATGACTTAAATTTCTTGACATAGTGAATTGTTTATGTGAGTATGCGTGCGTCTGTATTCATGTACACCGTATTTGGGTTTGgtgcttgttgttgttgttgttgttgttgatttaaAACCATGTCTACACTGTATATTGTGTGCTTGGACTGTCTAGTTACATGTCTAGTGTAatcgtgcccccccccccccccccccaatgtgATTGTAAAGACATCAGAGGAAGCCAGTACGATTATATTGTTGACTACATACTTTCACAATCTTTCACAACCTGTCCACACAAAGTCTAAACAACACTCGGACAATATTGAAATCCATTGTTAActgattttatttaattttaccCACAGTTAATTTCATAGAATATAACTCTATGATTATAACATGTGTCGACTTTACCTATTTCTATTTTATGTTTGGCATATACTAAAACGCTATCTATCCAAACATTTGCTGCTAATCAATgtgatattatatcattttttataCTTGGCGATATTTTCTATCACCTGATAGGTGATATTATATTAACACCAGCCTGGACTCCAGAAATTCCCAAAGTTCGCGGGGTCAGCTGCAGTGTCTTCCTCCGGCCAAAACGTCCAAGCTTTGTCTTCATATTGTTTCAGTGCTTCACGAATATCAGCAACGACATCCGGGTATTGATCAGCAACATTGTTGTGCTCATACGGATCATCTagacaaaatcaaaatcacaatatcacGTTTGGGGAAATGATGTTATTAAAGTAACCAGTCAGTTTTATTAATGCCTTGCACTTATAAATGAATGACATATGTACCACGTGTAGTATATTCAATTTGACAAAGAATTATTATAGCTTTAAATCACAAGTAATATAATTATGGATTTAACATGATCACCGTAGTTATTTCGTAGTTATTTCACTAATCTCAAGTACTATACCATTACATTTTGACTGGAAATGGTATGCAGTTAAAAGGGGAATACTACACCATGAAGTAAAAGTATTACATAAAGGCTTCTTAAGCCCACTGTTTACCACTGACAGAACGATTGAGGTGTTTGGTGTTTCTTGTCAATCGAGCGAAcattatgtaataattatatatgtgACCAGGTCACTTGTGCGCATGTGCATTTCGCTCTAGTTATGTTCGAATCTTTGAAAGCTGTACGAACTTGTAGTCGCGGTGTTCTGTGCTATTGTTTATGCTGAACGCATTAGCAATAATGTTCTATACCTTTAAGGTTGTACAATCTAACATCGACCTCAGCGCCGTCTGGAGAAGGGATAGCTTGAAGGTCACAGTCAGTGTATTGAGGTGGATACCAACCATCTACAGATGAATGTAATACGGATAAGAAGAGGTCATGAACTTGATGATATAATGACGCAATTGCCACTTGGTACCATTGGTATCTATGTGGTTGTCAAACTttaaatcatatacatacacagcatAGCAATTTATGAATGCTTTGAAGTGGTCTTATGGATGGAGATTGGGTGTTTATTTTCGATGTTTAATatctaaaacaattttatcatcacttcctacttgaaaaattaacgTGAAACAATATATGCTAAGTTCTGTTTTGTAACGCTACAAATGGTAAAAAGCATGATTtcgtgtaaaatgtttgttattgtacgtgcaATTATACATATTTTACCATACTGTGTAGCTTTtcacaatgtattgagttaaaaACACAGAGTTAGCCAATTTTGTTTCacaatgatttttcaagtagcaaGCCGATTTTCATCCACATGGCCGCTTTATGATTCACATTAGTAATACATAACATGGAGTATATTCTTGCATCAGCTTGTGAATTTCTTATAACTGTAGAGAGTAGTAGTTAAATATTTAACTTCCTTTTTATGGTAGATTCATGGTGACAACAGACACACGTATTGCCATACGATGTAATTATCGATCGATAGTTCGATGGACTATAGTACCTATCACTTTGTGTAATTTCATGCTCGTCATATTCTCTGATTAGCTAATTGTGAAATGAAGAAATTTCTCTGGATCAATGAGTTTGGTTGGTTTAATTGGAAAACTTACGGTGTGTTCGGATGTAGGAGAAAGATGGATGTCCGACAATGAGCTTCCAATCGCCTTTTCTGTGATTTAGATAAACAGTGTAATACGCAGTGATTTTACAGACGGATGACATATAGAatagacatgtacatacatacatacatacatacagacagacagacagacagacagacagacagtccgaataaatataTGCGAACCGATGTGTcgaataaatattatttttcaagATTTTCAAGGATCGACATAGTTGGTAATTACCCgactatatctgaatgttatggaataaAACGACAACCGTGCAAGATTGACGGTTACGTGTAAACAGTTCTAAAATTCACACGCACCAAAAAGAACCCTGTATAACACGCCTGAAATATAGAACAAGCATAGTTAGACAAgcaatgatgtaaataatctattaattccaaggggttacAGCGTTCTGAGACGGAAAATCATTTCATCTTCCATCAacctcatacatacatacatacatacatagtacatacatacatacatacatatacatgtaaatacgtgCGTGCgtggtagacagacagacagacagacaggcagatagaccgacagacagagacagacagacagccaacCATACATCCTGATAGACAGTCAATCAGATAGACATGCAAACAACCACATAGCCGCACATGTAAAAAACCAACACAGATAGATCATCTAATGGGAATGAGGGCATGCATTGTTCATCTTTTTGAAACAAATATAACTTTAACCCAATGTAACGTGTTAACGACAACATACATACCTATAAGCAGTCACATTACTACCTAAAAACCCTTCCAGATGAGCCAGGTCTGTGTCTACAGTAAGAAGCATTTCAGTACGTGGCGAAGGCTCTCCCTTGGAGAAGGCGTCCCATACATTAAAACCATCAAGATCATCTGAGATATGAataatacaaaagaaattatgATGGAGTGttacaaaatgaatgttttcaCGAGAAAAAGTGCCTGAAAAATAATAACTCATTATACGTTgatgctgtatgtatgtatgtatgtatgtatgtatgtatgtatgtatgtatgtatgtatgtatgtatgtatgtatgtatgtatgtaatgtatgtatgtatgtatgtatgtatgtaaagtaagAACACGTTGCCTTCAAAAAGAAATATATCACACAGTTGGCTGTTGGCCATGGTTAACCTAaatttgtacacatgtacacattgatGTATTATCCTGTATCGGGAAAGGAATGGTAACGGAAATGGAAAATGGCGACAAATGGTCAGGCGCATATAATATTTTAGAGAATATGAAGTATTATTATCTGTAGAACTACTTCTAATCTTCCTTGTCCCGTCTGACACGTGTAAGTCCGCTGTCAACTTGTGACACTTTGATCGATAATTTCTTTGTTCTAAGTGAAACTATATTGCACTGGTAATCACAGTGAAACGTACCTGGAACATCCTGTCCAAGCAAACCATTGACCAGAGTTGGGTACATATCAGTTACATGAAATAAACTGTGAGGGTAGAAACAATAATTAAATACAATTATTCCCCAATACCTTTCTTTATTGATTCGAGCAAAGACAAATACGAATGGCCTTAGGGATCTTGTCACTGTGATTCCAAAAAAAGGAGTAGTGACAAATCCCCTAGGTCACGAGTAAGAATATTACCGgaaatgaatataattataccccgtacaatcataacattggGAAATAGACACACTATTGGCCATTTTGAAAATCTTGACTCAACTTTTGAGCACCATAGAGGCACCGTAAATCAGTGACGTAGAAACACCATCTCCtaatgtagaacaaccagggtataccCAAGCCCACTTAGTCTTTTACTGCCGACCTTTAACTATTTtcacgtattcgagaaaaaagtATCTCGAGATGTTGTATAGTGAATGTGGCAACTACCATCACCTTAAAAGGACAATATagaactattcttccaatctgtaatggctgtacatttatctgatgggaagaaaccaataacacacagagaccatatggaaagcaATTTGACGGAAAGCATAACAAGACActtacacattaaaaatatcCAATAAAAACAATCTCCATAcccaactattctaaaattgagcgtaattggaacgaCACAATTGTTTAGGCCTTATTGTAATTTTGAGCACCACCAAGTGTTGCTCTACTTTACATGAACAAGAAAGTGATTGCTTTTCCCTTACTCTGCTGATATTGTCTGCTATGCTACTGGTATTATTGATTCCATATTAGGGATTACGGAATGGCCTAGCCCAGTTGTCAGTATAATTAATGCCATTACCATGGGGATTTAAAGTTTTGTTAAAGGCCCTAGAGAATTTTGAACATTGGAACAGTGTACTTTATAGAAAGATACTTGAGTATGATAAGCAATTTGGAATTTACTTCATATGCAAACGAGATAGATTATTGAACATGACGTACCCGTCATGTGTGTAGCCAGTTTTTTCGATTCCGTTACCAGAAATAAAGCCAACAGCCTTTATTCCACCTTCAAAGTAGTCCCCCCTATCTCCTCTATATGGCCAGTTCGATGCTTGAGTCTCAATGGGACCACCATTCTGTTagcaaatacaaacatttcacaatTGACTCATATTCATATTGACATTGACACGAATAAAATGATTTGAGCTATAGAAAGAAtatcacacaaacacacacacacacacacacacatacatacatacatacatacatacatacattctacactacatgatgatggtgatgatactTACATctgaatgaaaaatgaaaagtgaATCATTAAACATTCCCTTGGCCTTCAATGCTTCGACTATGGAGCCAGCAATAGCATCCATGAACGTTACTTGTGCTGAGTAGGCAGATAACAAGCAAATTGTATCACTGATTGTTGGTCGTTGGTTAAATGGTTAAGTGGTGTCTCCTTTTACAAATTGACCAGTTTTctgggagggccatattttccAAAATAGAGTTAGGGTAGGATCTCGTTTAACTTCGACccattttgttttatcaaattttgcattattttgtgattttgacatcACACTGCTACCATCGGTTCCAAACTCCACTGGTACTACATACCGTGGATGCCTCTGCTATGCCATTCTATCAAAACATATTGAGTATATATGCTACTGTGAAACATGCAGTGAGTCAATTGCTGGTTATGGTGTGAAGGGAGGTAACTGGATATGTAAACCTAAAAGATTGGACATGACATATTGTCGTGAGTGCGCTCGTCTAGTTTTTGCAAGTTCTTGCCTCCTCATCTCTGTCATTCACaccatgtttgttttgttgctCTCAGCGATTTTCTCTGTATGCAGACGAATCTACACATAAATACAACTTCACTCTCTACAGAAAGCCCTTCAGGTTTGGGTCTACGTGACTGGCCTACATAATCGAAtatattgaataacatgaataaaaactacatcaaaaagttccgtcaagttcttgtttacaATTGTTTGAGTATCTTGAATcgataattaatatctaattatacacagataaatacacatatttaaGGCGATCGAATCGCGCTGGAATATATATAGAATATACGGGACGCTGCGCTGTGGCGTGTACCGAATGAATAACGcccccaaaataacaaatatgtgtagacgtgtataatggggttattaaaatatactataaatgaagtagtaagtatgtaaatgtaactcatagctaacttgggcctttattacctgtataccATTATTATTTTTGGATTCCACCAGAATCTTTGCCTCATGACCCTGATCAGAATGGGTAGCTGTGAATGATTTCGATGTATACTCTAACATGTTTGAAATCTGACAAATGATTCATGATCACACTGAAATAGCGACCAAATGAACTTatgtttaaatatatattctggAAATGCATTTCATTTTCCAATAACCTTTGCCAAAGAAAGGTATGTCAGTGATAAAATATTCTTTgcaatactgtaagtgacattatttaagatattttaagattcatgaaataaatacattaccACAATAAATACGACGATTGTCATTTGGAACACAGGAATACATATCTTCCCATTCTTTGGGTACCTAAATTAAA
This portion of the Glandiceps talaboti chromosome 7, keGlaTala1.1, whole genome shotgun sequence genome encodes:
- the LOC144438032 gene encoding arylsulfatase B-like, translated to TESSADSSSEGHHKPHIIYMLSDDQGWNDISWHDDRVLTPNLEELANNGVKFGNLYTMSVCSPTRAALMTGRYSSNIGAQHFIYWMMRPHGVPTYYELFPKRLQDAGYTTYGVGKWHLGFCNSSYVPSGPTRGFDHYYGFYNSALLYREHTIGNNVFRPSPYIGFDLVDDGVPQNGPETACVFNSELFQKKALSYIDSHDPDTPMFLYIPFQLPHSPREVPKEWEDMYSCVPNDNRRIYCAQVTFMDAIAGSIVEALKAKGMFNDSLFIFHSDNGGPIETQASNWPYRGDRGDYFEGGIKAVGFISGNGIEKTGYTHDGLFHVTDMYPTLVNGLLGQDVPDDLDGFNVWDAFSKGEPSPRTEMLLTVDTDLAHLEGFLGSNVTAYRKGDWKLIVGHPSFSYIRTHHGWYPPQYTDCDLQAIPSPDGAEVDVRLYNLKDDPYEHNNVADQYPDVVADIREALKQYEDKAWTFWPEEDTAADPANFGNFWSPGWC